The Ptiloglossa arizonensis isolate GNS036 chromosome 4, iyPtiAriz1_principal, whole genome shotgun sequence genome contains the following window.
TTGCTTTTTCCTTATGAACATATCCGTTTCTTCACGGCAATACAtttctatttgtttcttttattgttattcgtttgcaTTTTAGCGTTTCGTTTATTACCGCGAAAGAAGTCAATCAATGGCGATCCATTTTTTTGAGTTTAgatttaaaaaagtaatttcgCTCGGCCCTACTCTATCCAGGCACCAAGATCCAatcgaaaattttctttaaacattTTCCGTTTTCAAATTGCACAATTTCCTAACTCaaatttcataattccaaatccaaaaattaataaaattttactcaAACTTTGAAATTCCTAATTCAAACATCATTTATactataaaaattcaattttagtcTTTAGTGAAACTGCAACACTCTAAATTCAAGCTATAttcaaattgcaaaatttcaaacTTAAACATTATATACACAGCAAAATCCCAAATTCCAACAGTAGTTCATCTAGAAAATTCCAAATCTCaacattatttatactacaAAATCCCAAATTCCAACATTATTTAATCTTCAAAATTCCAAATCTCAACATTATTCATACTAAAAAATCCCAAATTCCAACATTATTTAATCTACAAAATTCCAAATCTCAACATTATTCATACTACAAAATCCCAAATTCCAACATTATTTAATCTACAAAATTCCAAATCTCAACATTATTATTAACTACAACATTGTAAATTCAACCTTTATTCAAACTACAAAATTTCAAACTCAAACATTATTCACATTACAAAAttcgaaattccagttttagtTAATAGTCAGAAGTTAAAATTCGAGCATTATATATTCTGCAGAATGCCCTATTTAAGTTCTATATAAACTGCAAAATCCCAAATTTAAACTTTATTTCCTTTGCAGAACTTAAAACTAAACATTATTCATAATGTAAAATCCCAAATTCAAACTTTAGTTAATCTGAAAAATTCCAAACCCAAATATAATTCATACTAAATAATCCCAAATTCAAAATATATTGAAACTATCAAATTCCAAATCTCAACATTATTCATATTACAAAATCCTAAATTCCAACATTACTTAATCTACAAAATTACAAATCTCAACATTATTATTAACTACAACATTATAAGTTCAACCTTTATTCAAACTACAAAATCTCAAACTCAAACAGTATTCACATTGCAAAATTCGAAATTCCACTTGTATTTAATTGTCagaattcaaaattcaaaatttatttatcttaCAAAGTTCGAAATTTAAACATTATTTCAGTTGCAGAATTTAAAACACAAACATTCTTGATACTGAAAAATCCCAAATTCAAACTTTAGTTAATCTGAAAAATTCCAAACTGAAACATAATTCGTACTAAAAAATCCCTAATTCAAACTTTAGTTAATCTGTAAAATTCCAAACCGAAACATAATTCATATTGAATAATCCCAAATctaaaatgtattaaaactgtaaaatttcaaactcaaacattatttaaattccaaaatttgaaattaaagctTTAGTTAATCTACAgcaattaaaattcaaacattCATACTACAAAATTCCaaattcaaactttattttaagtgcaaaatttcaaattcataGATTATTCACATTGTAAAATCCCAAATTCATACATTATTCACATTGTAAAATCCCAAATTCAAACTTTattcaaattgtaaaatttcaaattcaaacATTATCTacataaaataattcaaaattccaactttaattaaaatacaaaatttcaaattcaaacATAATTTATACTACAATATTCCAAATTAAAGTTTTATTCaaacttcaaaatttcaaattaaatctTTATTTACTCTGCCAAATTTAGAATTTAACATTATTCATACTGTAACATGCCAAATTCAAACTTTGGTTAATCTGTAAAATTCCAAACCCAAACATAATTCACACTAAATAATCctaaattcaaaatatattaaGACTGTAAAATTTCAAGTTCAAACATTATTCAGATTTCAAAATTCGAAATTAAAACTTCAGTTAATCTGcagaatttaaaattgaaacattatTCGTATTGCAAAATTCCAAATCCAAACTTTATTCtaagtataaaatttcaaattcaaacattatctatataaaaaaattcaaaattccagCTTTAgttaatatacaaaatttcaaattcaaacATAATTTATACTACAATATTCCAAATTAAAGTTTTATTCaaacttcaaaatttcaaattaaatctTTATTTATTCTGCCAAATTTAAAGTTCAACATTATTAATACTGCAAAATACCAAATTTAAACTTTAGTTAATCTGCAGAATACCAAATCCAAACATAATTCATACTAAATAATCCTAAATTCGAAATGTATTGGAACTgtagaatttaaaattcaatcattatttcattatttatactacaaAATTCCAAATTCAAGCTTTACTCaaacttcaaaatttcaaattcaatttttattttatctggAAAATGACAAATCCAATTTGTACTTTTACCTTACAGATAAATCGTCTTATTGAAATTTATCTGATCAAAATTTAAACctttataaaatgaaattacaaaattataaaaataatagaacacTTTGGCATTTTCCACTTTTCCATAACTGTGTTCATTATTAAAAACTCTCTATTAATCGTGtcattaaagaaagaaagaaaattcaattgTGCTTCTTGTAAATTTTCTAAAGGATTGATATTCATTCATCGAATACAGCACTATTGGTTACTGGATGATTTTAAAAACTTTAAGATGTAATTTGATTATGCTAGTAAACAGTAACAAAATCATCAATTTAATAGATTATTAAAATCATCAAGAAATAGATATTGCCTTGAACGGTTTTCACAGTGTTGCAATTTTCTTAGAATTATAATTCCGAAACAAATGTTGCATTGATTTCTAGTATTTGAGACTTAATCGGGTTATGCGTTTAGGTCAAACATCTGAGTTTCGAtgaagtggatgttttttacattttttatgtcAACTCAATATCCCAGTTTTTAATTGGAACGAACTGAAAGAAAAGAAGCACCAACGGCTAACAATAAACAAGATCCATTGTGTTTTCCCGTACATGTAGCACCATCACTTCGGAATAATAGGGCAACAAACAACACAGACACATAGAACTGTCGactgttcgtacttttaatTTGATTATCAGAATagaaatggtaaaaaaaattgttcgaagttcATCATTGCAATTACTACCAGATTTGGCAATTGAAAGATAAAGAAGAAATATCCTTTTGAATACTTACCGAGATTGTATCCTTCTCAAAAATAAGAGCCAATAAAGACATACGTTACGACATTTTtcatcaaatttttatttaaaataggcGCGAAGTAATCGTCACATCAACAAAtcgtttaattttgaaaacaacTGATTATCATTGTTTCTGAAGTTCTCAACGATAAAATTCAAACATAATTTATACGACAATATtccaaatataattaaaaatattaaaaataacatttttaaccTTGACGCATATTCTTCAATTACTCGACTTTTTTATTCCAAACCCAACTACTCCTTTTCTTTTCCAGCTCATATTTGTTGTATAATCAAAATGGTATAAATAATCTTATTTCCTATGGACAAAAATAATCGCGTTCAACTTCATCCGCATTCAAACTTAAGCTTCAATTATTTTCTGAAACAGATCATTTGTCTACATTGGTGTTTTATAAGATTCTGGTTTTAAATCTACGAAAATCTTGTCCGAATTTATCGCGATCCGATTTTAAAATCCAACAGAATCCACAATAGATCGATACAAATCCAATCCAAAACATATGTAGGAGTTTACACTTAAAAATAATCAAGAAATAACTATAAGTTTTCAgaaaaaattatcattttgaTAAACTTAATTTAAAATGAACGTAATAATATTGATGAATCATGAACTACCTTCAATTACAGACACTGTATATTAATAaggcaaaaattacaatttctcaTTAAAAAAGGTACGAACACAAATATTGCATCCGATGGTTTATATGTATTCTTTAAAATATCCTACAGAAACCTTAATTCAATCTACGATAAATCAGAATTTTATATATGTAGAAGTTTTCGCTATAACTCATGGACTTTACATCGAATTTATACTATACTAGTTGTAGTTTAAACTaatgtttttcaaataaatagaaCTGGTAAAAATGAATTcagagaaaagaaatataatttctgcAACTCAATATCCGAGAAATATATcacataaattaataataaattaatataatgattaaaaacgttcgaaacaaataagagaaaaaaaaatgttatttctttcattaaatatgtattcaatTACAATGACCAAATTAGAGATGAAATGAATCAGTCCATTTTTCTTGTATACGATACAAATGATCGCGATTATAACAATAATtatcattttcaaataaaaaaattaacagaTATTGGCCACCGAATTGATTTCgaggaagaaaaacaaaataaaacttGTTATGTAACACAATGAAAACTTGAAAAGAATTTATTAGTAACGTGTAAAAATAGTATAAAATTAGTGTAAAATTAGTAATATTCACGTCTCAGTGTATTGCAAATTAAGTTCAAAAATACGCAGAAAATATCCAATATATTTTTGTTGTAAAAATACAgtaaaaaagtatattttataaattgaacTTCGAGAACAAACTCCGATTACGTAAAcgtaaattaaatacaaaaaaggAAACATATTTCAAATCAGAATTTTGTTATCAAAGTGAAAGACTTGACCAAGACTTAGCTCGAGCATCTTTAAAATTGAATGCACAATTGATTTAAATCGAACTTCCATTTAGTCTCGAACactattgtaaaattataattatgaaaTTACAACTATCACTTACTTTATCTTGGAACAACAACACAAGGACAAATGAGAAAGAGAACGATCTAAAAAGAGTCGAAACTGGacggaaataattaaaaaaaaaaagtatttgtgtttatttattattaccatTGTACCGTATCATTATTTACGATTATATTTTATGTTTTGCTGttgttttcatttctttttcaattaagttcacaaaatttattttcgtttatgTTAAATTtgccgttttttctttttactaacACTCACACCCTTCTAGGTCCCGAGGACAAGTTGAAGACAGAAACTTTTTCGACGGCCATCAAGATGGCAAACCTTCAAAAAATGATGAACCGAAGATACTACAAGATACCGCAGTACACAATTACTGGATTTGATGCAAGATAACGCAGACTGATTTGTTAAACGtagtaaaaaattttaaacagagGATTACGAATATGACGAGAAACTTGgcagaaattttctaaattaggCACATAgcagaaattgaaattaaattcaatAAACCGGAAATGGGAATGAAAAAGATACATTGTTTAATAGTCTTTGGAACTCGCTTCAAGCTTACAAATTGAGAAGATCTATAAACCcagtaaaatggaaaaatttaataaaataatattaccacAATGAATAAAAGTCCTTTCGGAATGCAAACAGAATGTTTCGACACATGAAGAAAACATTGTGCAAACACAGTACTGTGTTTCGACACAGTAAAAAAGatactttaaaatatttctattgaaTCAATGATTGAAAAAAGCCTTGGAACCGGAAAAACATGATTAATGAAGCAGAAAAATCTGaaatagaaaagtaaaaaaagaattaataaaatttattaggaACGAAAGGATCTTCTACGAATCaggatgaaaaaaattaatagaattgTTTTATTCAGTTGGTACTGTCAATGCTATCTGGGATTTCGTTTAAAATGTTACGTGGTGTCGAAAAATAAGAATGAATCATTATTCGCAAATTTGTTTAAGCCctaatattttatgtaaaaattgcaCATTAGTTTGGTATAAAATCGAAGTAGTTTGTTGGATAAATTAATTCACGACtagaaaattgttaagaaaAAACAGTACAATGATAAGAAGCTTTCGATGAATAGAATTcacttttacaaaattttttaaaattatttctataaaattttgaaGGGTTTTtgcgatgaaaaaatattaatagtgaTAATCGTTTGTAACGcttgttttcgtttttcttcgtttctttgattcgTTAAGTTTATTCCTCGTTTGTTAAAtcgtttgttaaaaatattgttgTAGAGACGGTGTtacgaaaattaggagtttttTGTTAAAAGTATTGTTGCACTTTTGTTAAGTTTGTTGCGCGCTCTCTCTTGTTCTCGTTAATGTTAACGTTTCGTTAAAGTTAATGTTAAATTTGACAAAACAGAAAATCGAAGTTACATTGTTTTAAGTtgtttttgttacatttttgcaaaaaaaaaaaaaaaaaagaaaatattttacgttgaaAGTATTCGATTTTTACGcataaaaaatttaaacgttAATTTGTGCGTGAAAAATCGTCCATATACTTTTCacataaaatgtacaaaacaaaaaatttcttaTGGACATTTTGTTTCTGTTTATAgctggttaatgaaaatattttccattgttcATTGTTTCAcagaaaatgtttttttaacTGTTGATATTTGTTGCTAATTATGTTAATAGttgactaaaaaaaaaaaaattgtttaaaattttagacattgtttttgtttcttttctttttttggtgtTCACCGAAGTGCCTTCAGTTTGTTATTTGATCTATCATGTTGGCCGATCATTCATGAAAACCATAAATGTGTGAACGAATGAATTGGTATGCGAACGTATTCTAAAGCACAATATATGAATGAATTAACGATTCGATTGATTCATTTATGTATTCATTAGCGAATTATTGTATTAATGTTAAGGTAAATCGATCACTTCGTCTCTTGTATACTAAGCTATTACCGATTactgaacgaataaataaagaaaattaattgattcGTCTGTTCACTTATTGATTATTCGACATCATTGTTTGTCGGCTTGTCAATCAGTCGTTGTACACGCGTGTACTTGGtaaaataatagtttaaaaaaGTGATTCGACCGATAAATCAATAACATAATTATTCATTAATAGAATCGTGGGCGAATTCAACCGTATAGTATGTAATTACTTTACATAGTTATTCCTTAGTATTACGTGCGTATGAGTGAATTTTTGTCAATATTCCCTTTTTCGAATAGTTTCGATTAGAATTCAACAATTCGATATAAATGCTGTAAACATCAATGAACAATGAGAGAAGACTTGACTTGTATTATGCGTGTATTGATAATGATTTATCATTTAGAACACTTTTCTTGTTCTGTAAAGTACTTAAGATGTACAATACATAATAAACATGTGTAAATATCGaatacatttctttgcttcatttTTCCAATTTAATCATCCTCTCCCTCAGTAATTTTTCCTATCGCTTGTCCCATTAAATCATGACTTAGTGCTTGTATACATAGTCTAATTATGTCCCTACGGTTGTGTTTCAATAACACTAAAGATCTCAAAATTGTATTATCTTTTATCCCTCGAGCACGCGATTAAAGCGGTAATTAAATTCCAATATTATTCCTCGAACATTGTCGCGATTGGATTAATTAAACGACAATAATTACCTAATTCCGTTTCACTTAGAATATTTCACTTTAAAATATCCACTCTTAGAACAAGATACTTGTGATcggtttttgtttctttctagcTAGATGTAATCTTCGAAACCGACCTGCATTCTCTGCGTTTGAAATAAATTCTCGTTGACCTTAAACTCCGAAAGGATTTCGAATTTTGTGTTTCCTCGAATCCGTTGTTCTCGTACTTAAAATTCAAATGGGTTTCTAGAAGTATTCTCCGTGTCGAGGATAACAAATTTCCGAAACCTTTGAATTCGGCGttaaattatggaaaattaGAGTTTAACTGGACGCGTCCGATCGACGGCCGAGGTGTGTATGTTAAAGGGAAGCAGGGTCCAGAGGAAAATAAATGTGGAAAAGCCTGGGAGCACAGATAGAAACTGACGGATACCGATAACCGGAATCGATAAAACGAAACCTGGGAAAGAGAAGGCAAGGAGGTTAAGTAGAAGCAGAACGATTCGTGATGGAACGAAAGATATGCAACAAGGACTTGGAAATTGGTTGTGGTCGTACATAGTTCAGAGTGGAAAAATGTGGCGATCGACGTTCGCTGGAAAGGGCAAGCATTATATTTCAAACTGACAAATATTTCGGAACGTTCGATTGTTTCACGGTGCACCGTTTTCGGCGTGACGTTTCATctcgcgataaaataataatcgatgTTTGAGGAAGAATAAAAagaatccccccccccccccccaagagAATTAATATTACGAGACCAGAAGGTAGATAACAATAACGATGTGatatgaaattttatacaaagtaatattttcgaattatcgaaatttCGTTGCATTAGAAGAAAGCATTTCTTCAGACAAATACATTACAGTTGATTTCGATTCAACGAAAATCTGTAATAGAGAACGCCGAAGAAGGTGGTCTACCACAAGAAGGTATAAAAGGCTCTGTCTAAGGAATGAAGTGGTTCAGTcgttcgaaaaacgatcgaggGTTCAGAATCAGTCTGGAAGGCCCTTCTGCGGGCTTCTTCATCTCTTCTTTTTCCAACTCTTCCTTCGATCTAGCGTGGTCCTCTTTGGTTCCATAATTTCTCCGGCAAGACAGTTCTTTAAAATTGTGTtcgatataatataataaagcgGGGGCACTGAAACTAATACTAACGACGAAAATCGAATAGAAGAAAATTGAAGATCGAAGGTCCCAAGGAAGAGAGGTCAACAAAGtgaatagaagaagaagaagaagaggatttGAACTAAAGATTTTGAAGGAAAGGAAGAGAGAGTTCGTAGGTGAAGAAAGATTAGCGGATGTTCGAAGCcgagagaaaatcgatttctccgtttgttcgtattcaaacaaaattttaacagttaAACGACCGAGTGAAAACAGTTAAGATTTCAGATTTCagattctcgtttcttttttggcCTATGAATAAAGTAACGAGGAGTTAAAagtgaaatttggaaaaagtgAAGCCTCATTGAAAACGAAGTTTAGGAAACAAGTACGTTCCACGAGTAGGGATAAATATTAAAAGTGGGGGGGAGGGAATAAGAAGAGCAAAGAGAAGAAGGGCataaaaagagaagagaatagTGGAAGAGGAAGGGAAGACTAAAGAAGGAAGAGAGGACGGAAGGAAGAAGAGGGGTGAAGGGAGAATGGTAAAAGAGGGAAAGGAATAAAGCAGGAAGAAAAAGGGAGTGTGAAGGAAGACGGAAGGAAAGGAAGAAGGGAGAACGAAGTAGAGCAGTGGAAGAGggaaggaaggaaagaaaaatagaagaggCAAAGAGTggaggaaaaaggaaagaagggAAGACCGCAGAAAGAGGGAGAGTGAGAGCAAGGAGTAAGAGAGGTGGCTCCGAAGGTGTTCCAGAGGGACAAGTTTTTCGAGTGCACTTGCTCTTCTTCGTTCGGGGGCAGAGGGTGAAGAAGACAGCGATGGCCGGATGGTGGAGCCTCGGTGGTGCTTTTCTTCTGCTTTTTGGTATTCTCCTTGCTCCCTATTTGTACAAGATCAACTGGATCAAGGTGAGTCTTCTTTGATACCTTTGCCCGGCTTACCTACTTATACAGTATTTTACTTGCGTCTTCGCGACTCTTAAACCCGACGGATATTTTCTGCTcatagagagaaaaatagaaaccATTGGAACAACACCAATTAACGAAACTGTTCGACTAAAAATTACTACCAGagactaatttaaaaaaaaattttcgttagACCAAAGTGAACATTCTTTCGGTCCAAAGAGCAATAGTACAGCGAAGGATTACtatatatttgtattcttttagtCTTCAGGGTAGAAGGCTAAAATCATAATATGAAAACGTACAAAAATTCTGAAGAAATATTATGTATCATGTAGCCCATCAATAGTATAACAGTATAATCGATATAATAACGATAATGAAAGATCAACCTTGTATCCTGAAGGGTGTCATCGACATTGGTTGAAACGGTGATATATAAACGTTACGAAAACAAATTTCACTGCAATTTATCTAACATTATTCATTGATTTAAGAGGGAAAAGTGAAAATTAAAACTTTTAAATACAATACTTTACGaatctttaaaattttcaagttcACCTACTTACGTATTCTCATCGAACGGGAACGTgctttttgtacattttgttcatttaattatacataaaaCGTGATCCCTTACCCCGTTTTAATTGGCTTTTATTTAACTGCGAAGAGGTGAAAATGTTTGTTCTTatattgaatttaataaaaacacgaAAAAGCTGGTAAAACCTAAAGATCGCGTTAGCTTGCCATAGAATTAGcattaaatttcaatcgaaaacGAGCCAGGTCTGCGTCAAAGTTACGTATATTGCAATGCTACGTCAACTGTTACCGGATATACATTACTCATTCTCTTGTTCAACTCAACAATACCTTTTTGATTCGAGCGAAGAAACTAAGGTAATAAATCGATAAGAAAATTGAGGAAAACCGTCCTCGTCTGTGATAGAGTCACTTTCCTCTTGTTCCATTTGTTATGCCTCGATTGTATGTAATTTGACATAAAAAAAACATGTCCAACGTGAGTACAAGCCAACGCGATAACATTATGTGTTATGATGAGGAAGCAAATATCTTTTGCGCGTGACATCATAAAAGTAGAGGAATCCTTTTTCTTCGTATCAGCGATTCGTGACATCCTTTAAAAGGAAATCGTTCAATACCCTATGGTAATATCAAATATTTAGAAGCAAAGATACATTTTAATGATATTTATAACGATAATTGACCATCAGatggatttatttaaatttataggaGCTGTCACTAACTTTGGACAAGAAGTATACCAAATTTTTGCTCAACTTATTTAACCAATGacgatgtataaacattttttaatatcattttacacattttcgtcgaaaagaaattgtattattaataatagaaatatcGAATTTATTGCACCGTGCACAATGACGAATAGATGAAATTCAACATTATTTTCTGTTATATGTGATCGTTGTAATATTTCTAATGTTAATTCCGCTACTCGTTAATATTAGTTTATTTCCGTACAGTATTATCGACGAAAATTATTTACTCAATAATATTTCACTTAGCACGAAAAACTTCAGAGTAACTATCACTTcttcttatttctttttgtttagGATCTAAGGCTAGTGGGTGACAACAAAAGGGTTCTGGCAAATCAtttagaatcgaagaaacgcaaaTTGGGAAAACTTCCTCCCGTTTATCCGAATGGATGGTTTGCCCTCTTAGAAAGTTCTCAATTGGAAAAAGCCCAAGTGAAACACGTGGCGGCACTTGGACAAAATTTTGCCGTTTTTAGGTAattcaatattatatattttatccgATCTACTGAGATTCTACTGACAAAATTAAATGGAATAATTAACAGCAATATTCGTTTAAAGAACAAATAAAGGGACGGTAAGGATTTTAGACGCTTACTGTCCTCATCTTGGCGCTAACATGGCAGAGGGTGGTCGTGTGAAGGGGGATTGTTTAGAATGTCCTTTCCATGGTTGGCAGTTTCGTGGTTCCGATGGACATTGCGAACACATTCCATACTCTGACAAAGGTAATTTATGCAGATTACCGCATTATTTAATTACTTGTATCTTCCTGTCAAATTTATCCTCTATCTTGTCTcctcttcttaactatttttcCCTCCAAACGGAGTTAAACCGTGTTGttattcttttttgtttccCTTCAAATTATATAGTATGACGGATCCTCACTTATTATTCCTATTTTAGTGCCGCACATTGCGAAAACAAAAACTTGGAAGAGTTGCGAAGCTAATGAGATTATTTTCGTTTGGTACCATGCGGAAGGATTGGAACCAAGTTGGCAGCCGCAGACAATCAGTCATGTATTAAATCGAGCATGGCGTTATCAAGGTCGAAACGAATTCCTTATCAACTGCCACATACAGGTTAGTTTAATGAAgttggaaacaaattttttggtcTACTctgattttataattaaatagacACTCTAACCAATAAACAAatcttatttttgaaaatttcagaaATACGCTCTTTAAGTGTATGTCGCTTCTGATTCGTCACTCTAGGACAATCGACCTCGttacatttttatcgataattatttGATACACACTGCTAACGATAAGTAAAATTGTTTTACAGTCAATTTCAAAAACTTTAATTTCCGCCAAATTCTGTTCTCCATTTATGCGGAAATAAAATGAGAGAAGAAGCACTGAAATTGTCAAATTACTTTATtcgaatcgaaacaattttacgAAGTATCGATATAGAAAAGCTATtaataaacgtttaaaataatatttaaaactaaCGAACCCACAAAAACATTGTTCATAATTATAGATAGCTTTGCATTAACAGAACATGTAAGTATAAATAGTGGGTATTTCACAATATTAGATTTGTGAGTCCTCATAGTGAAAACagtgaatgaaaaatgttcagttaTCGATTGAAGTGTTTAAAAACTAAGATTAATGAATAAAACAAATTCCTTAAATTTATCATGGAAACTAAAATCAAGGAAACCAACTTGCcattaatttctcgatcgaCAAAGATCTCTTagcctttctctttttctttttcctgttTTTAGATATCTTTTAAGTAAGGCAGATGGatatttgaaataagaaatGGATTTTGGACTCCTTGATTGCAACCTCCATGATGAATCCTAAGAACAATGATCAATACATCGTTTCAGGTACGAACAGGTAAGAAATACGTCGATATAGCTGACAAAATGTGAACAGAATTAAAACTTCTTTTCGCGAATAACTGTTTAAAtcagtaaaaataattttacaaacaatgcaataaattaaaaaaaaaaaaagacgcatacactggttgaaataaaaataattaaataaaattgaatgaaaatattcaaaaaaatgAATTCacgttcacaaaaaaaaaaacgacattgAAATCAAACAGAATTTTGTTTTCTGTTCTATTATAGACCAATAAT
Protein-coding sequences here:
- the Nvd gene encoding cholesterol 7-desaturase nvd, with amino-acid sequence MAGWWSLGGAFLLLFGILLAPYLYKINWIKDLRLVGDNKRVLANHLESKKRKLGKLPPVYPNGWFALLESSQLEKAQVKHVAALGQNFAVFRTNKGTVRILDAYCPHLGANMAEGGRVKGDCLECPFHGWQFRGSDGHCEHIPYSDKVPHIAKTKTWKSCEANEIIFVWYHAEGLEPSWQPQTISHVLNRAWRYQGRNEFLINCHIQEVAENGADTAHLSAVHGPIIFSNFIYPFSCIARHSWTNVGWRPHNLFSESKSSDGDEPKKQSSENLSHRAYTTLKHSLVLFKKYKLLNLDVHVQQIGPGYVELTMDTYFGRMCIFQTVTPMEPLLQKVTHLIYAAPLLAPYTCMIFLGECLMFERDVAIWNRKKYEKQPLLVKEEKSILNYRRWYSQFYSQHSPSYHSAMRSLQW